Proteins encoded together in one Pontiella desulfatans window:
- a CDS encoding PulJ/GspJ family protein, whose protein sequence is MKRKRSQGFTLLEVIASASLLVMAMGMAITGYIFTLKNVNEADVQNDLDIDLQLAMEHLKRDLRLSSLDTIFYHPVGGGPYQAISFPMAYDSTGDGIVERDEENKIIWDETIIYHIRPGDPDKLVKTTFSPRDNTLTDAQRQEQLDKVVDSGSGSGTYNGSNAKSKILFANLLDWEINPKAGRFDAYSSTVTRDRANLGYMLLDPGEHKITFTVVDKHSKSTGYNIGIDQLVVSGSASPREAEEQLPATSQTGASAINQYVTEGSWKGNRQLYFPASSIGSSFTLVMENDRWEETNFSGLGYQAKDARVEFLDTISPSDFVVQLDGMDYTWEAEKQAGSLPVSPPVGLMQNWVVRTLQKGADLADNGNWFAYNGRKCRLKFQSAENGNFRVTNVFIGESAASEVASMDFDPATMTVVKFGGSIGSPTVGPGTSFFSDWIDFPISKDKNYLVSYRIANNADKCQPAKWKDVWPNAAMTCQVITDAPSLVEVAKDPTWGDRSETRMDMDAILGLAAIEASFPSNGTYSSQIFDTHLDKPTYGDITWNADVPSDSTIAFKVRSGSQPDLSDADDWETITAFTGSCRVPGRWERYVQFQTLLQSSSDGLYSPILRNVTIDWNGETQLVNIGGIFTKGPDYGTFEISVDGEPLRSALIIDLEIYDDVTLLDGKRRRITSSLKTELTPRNSGM, encoded by the coding sequence ATGAAAAGAAAACGATCCCAAGGATTCACCCTGCTGGAAGTCATCGCATCGGCCTCGTTGCTGGTAATGGCGATGGGCATGGCCATTACGGGATATATTTTCACCTTGAAAAACGTCAACGAAGCCGATGTGCAGAACGATCTGGACATCGACTTGCAGCTGGCGATGGAACACCTGAAGAGAGACCTTCGCCTTTCGTCCCTCGACACCATCTTCTACCACCCGGTCGGAGGCGGCCCCTACCAGGCCATCAGTTTCCCCATGGCCTACGACAGCACCGGCGACGGCATTGTGGAACGGGATGAAGAGAACAAGATCATTTGGGATGAAACCATCATCTACCACATCCGCCCCGGCGACCCGGACAAGCTAGTGAAAACCACGTTCAGCCCGCGCGACAACACCCTCACCGATGCCCAGCGGCAGGAACAACTCGATAAAGTGGTGGATTCCGGTTCCGGTAGCGGCACCTATAATGGAAGCAATGCAAAATCGAAAATTTTGTTCGCCAATCTGCTGGATTGGGAGATCAACCCCAAGGCCGGACGGTTCGATGCCTATTCCTCGACCGTGACACGGGACCGGGCGAACCTTGGCTACATGCTGCTCGACCCGGGCGAACACAAGATTACGTTCACGGTGGTGGACAAGCACAGCAAGAGCACGGGCTACAACATCGGAATCGACCAGCTGGTGGTATCCGGTTCCGCCAGCCCGCGCGAAGCCGAAGAACAACTTCCGGCCACCTCGCAAACCGGGGCCTCGGCCATCAACCAGTATGTCACGGAAGGATCCTGGAAGGGCAACCGCCAGCTCTACTTCCCGGCCTCTTCAATCGGAAGCAGCTTCACCCTCGTCATGGAAAACGACCGCTGGGAGGAAACCAACTTCAGCGGGCTGGGCTACCAGGCCAAGGATGCCCGGGTGGAATTTCTCGACACCATCAGCCCAAGCGATTTCGTGGTGCAGCTCGATGGCATGGATTATACCTGGGAAGCGGAAAAGCAAGCCGGCTCGCTGCCGGTCTCCCCGCCCGTTGGCCTGATGCAAAACTGGGTGGTGCGCACCCTGCAAAAAGGGGCCGATCTCGCCGACAACGGCAACTGGTTCGCCTACAACGGACGGAAATGCCGCCTCAAGTTCCAATCCGCCGAAAACGGCAACTTCAGGGTTACCAATGTATTCATCGGAGAGTCGGCGGCGTCGGAAGTAGCCAGTATGGATTTCGATCCAGCCACGATGACCGTAGTGAAGTTTGGGGGAAGCATTGGGAGCCCCACCGTCGGCCCCGGCACCAGCTTCTTTTCCGACTGGATCGATTTCCCCATCAGCAAAGACAAGAACTACCTGGTTTCCTACCGCATCGCCAACAACGCCGACAAATGCCAGCCCGCCAAGTGGAAGGATGTCTGGCCCAACGCCGCCATGACCTGCCAAGTGATCACCGATGCCCCCAGCCTCGTCGAAGTGGCAAAGGATCCAACCTGGGGAGACCGCTCGGAAACACGCATGGACATGGATGCCATTCTCGGCCTGGCGGCCATCGAGGCCAGCTTCCCTTCGAACGGGACGTACAGTTCCCAGATTTTCGACACCCATCTGGACAAGCCCACCTACGGCGACATTACCTGGAACGCGGATGTGCCGTCCGACTCGACGATTGCGTTCAAGGTAAGGAGCGGCAGCCAGCCCGATCTTTCGGACGCGGACGACTGGGAAACCATTACCGCCTTCACCGGATCTTGCCGGGTTCCGGGCAGATGGGAACGCTATGTCCAGTTCCAGACGCTCCTTCAATCCAGTTCGGACGGACTGTATTCCCCTATTCTCAGGAATGTCACGATCGACTGGAATGGCGAAACGCAGCTGGTCAATATCGGTGGCATCTTCACGAAAGGCCCCGACTACGGAACATTTGAAATCAGCGTCGATGGAGAACCCTTGCGCTCTGCGCTCATCATCGACCTGGAAATCTACGACGATGTGACCCTATTGGATGGAAAACGGCGAAGAATCACTTCATCGCTGAAAACGGAACTGACACCGCGAAACAGCGGTATGTAG
- a CDS encoding type IV pilus modification PilV family protein, translating into MTTKEKRASLATTSTSMRRKGGSSIVEVLVALTVFALFVSGATKMMLAHRQMSDMAREHYTAANIAKNRLELIRSFEFGQVDSFLENKVPVDKSGAPDPEGYFRRTTQVDSINDNLIELIVTVEIRDRKTLGFDGSNEYLRTFFAQYLTEDSSVGGGVAPNSTS; encoded by the coding sequence ATGACCACCAAGGAGAAGAGGGCAAGCTTGGCAACGACTTCAACATCCATGCGAAGAAAAGGTGGAAGCTCCATTGTCGAAGTGCTTGTTGCCTTAACCGTGTTCGCCCTCTTTGTTTCGGGGGCCACCAAGATGATGCTGGCGCATCGCCAAATGTCCGATATGGCGCGCGAACACTACACCGCCGCCAACATTGCCAAAAACCGACTGGAGCTGATCCGCTCATTTGAATTCGGCCAGGTGGACAGCTTTTTGGAGAACAAGGTGCCGGTGGACAAAAGCGGAGCCCCGGATCCCGAAGGATATTTCCGGCGCACCACGCAAGTCGACTCCATTAATGACAACCTGATCGAATTGATCGTCACCGTTGAGATCCGCGACCGTAAAACCCTGGGTTTCGACGGCAGCAACGAATATCTGAGAACCTTCTTTGCGCAATACCTGACCGAGGACTCGTCGGTCGGCGGCGGAGTGGCGCCAAACTCCACATCGTAA
- a CDS encoding tetratricopeptide repeat protein — translation MNGSFNMEYVGKSKVVSHANRCSECRRLKVLSSYATTRFIHFYRLPLLPWGQYYIMDECPHCGHRGVISLKKHTREHKKQLALMVDGFSSNEDDPEVCCHALQTLMVFDEAIWFNDVRRSHAARFETSPKIQHLIAKGLCRFGDYEQSMQYARKAIVLGAGKEAEELLEFCHRLKESLAGSPNLGKQAVQPETAFKAYVPLLSVATFAAAFIVMQGMVALRSHRAWIVNGSLQEYSVVLDTKSYTLASGERRQVKLKLGAHELRMEGHPNHQFTYGIPLFRQLLEKHLLVINPDAMAVLTIQDEAGDGGGSTYCFGQKVHGLSSVGHPLFSFNKKENEAEVNSRVNLFRPQTHMAVVDRLNQLGFGAGAQEYARRALAMNPATAEVVPLLRGALDGATDEEVASFLMTGCSVSPALLPWHLHYQDHFLLAGSGNRLLREYTAWCKQHPDDPAGFYLLGRVMENHTDARKFFIHSEKGQGMGGLGYHAVASDLVAHGEYGQALAYAQKAVAADPANDDFRNVCEQTLMALRNYDVLLHSTPVDSFEAASLRVLSLTLAGYHREAEEFAIDFSNRSPQWLSALNAVRYYAVGNTDAYLGLIAEAGDPSARFRQLIHAGQIPEADMELTKDENHAWWEHLVFYCAAMQQKQFDLAQLHYEKAVDEVGGNSLSERRMAGLLASDTPPELDQITGLHVDASEKALLCMALGHRFPGQDADFRKLARKYNIFPVYPQLLVRQWSREVVRDPAGLSSLEAL, via the coding sequence GTGAATGGTAGTTTCAACATGGAATATGTAGGGAAGTCCAAGGTGGTTTCCCATGCCAACCGATGTTCGGAATGCCGGAGACTCAAGGTTCTGTCTTCCTATGCGACGACCCGCTTTATCCATTTTTACAGGCTCCCGCTACTGCCATGGGGACAATACTATATCATGGATGAATGTCCGCATTGCGGGCACCGGGGCGTGATTTCACTCAAGAAGCACACGCGGGAGCACAAGAAACAGCTGGCGTTGATGGTTGATGGGTTTAGTTCCAATGAGGACGATCCGGAAGTCTGTTGCCACGCACTCCAGACGCTTATGGTGTTCGATGAAGCCATCTGGTTCAACGATGTCCGTCGTTCCCATGCGGCCCGGTTCGAAACGTCCCCGAAAATCCAGCACCTCATTGCAAAAGGGCTTTGCCGGTTTGGCGACTATGAACAAAGCATGCAATACGCCCGAAAAGCGATCGTTCTCGGGGCGGGGAAAGAGGCGGAGGAATTATTGGAGTTCTGCCATCGGCTGAAGGAGTCCCTGGCCGGATCGCCGAACCTCGGAAAGCAGGCTGTTCAACCGGAAACCGCATTCAAGGCCTACGTTCCCTTGCTATCGGTTGCGACGTTTGCGGCGGCTTTCATTGTGATGCAGGGCATGGTTGCCCTTCGCTCCCATCGGGCATGGATCGTGAATGGTTCCTTGCAGGAATACAGCGTTGTGCTGGATACCAAATCCTACACACTTGCATCCGGGGAACGGCGCCAGGTCAAGCTCAAGCTCGGTGCGCACGAGCTACGAATGGAAGGCCACCCCAACCACCAATTCACCTATGGGATCCCGTTGTTCAGGCAATTGCTGGAAAAGCACCTTTTGGTGATCAATCCAGACGCCATGGCGGTTCTGACCATCCAGGATGAAGCGGGGGATGGCGGCGGATCCACCTATTGCTTTGGACAAAAGGTGCATGGGCTTTCCTCGGTGGGGCATCCGCTCTTCTCGTTCAATAAAAAAGAGAACGAGGCCGAGGTGAATAGCCGCGTCAACCTATTCCGGCCACAAACGCATATGGCGGTGGTCGACCGGCTTAATCAGCTGGGTTTTGGCGCGGGCGCGCAGGAGTATGCCCGCCGGGCCTTAGCGATGAATCCCGCGACCGCAGAGGTGGTGCCCTTGCTGCGGGGGGCGTTGGATGGCGCCACCGATGAAGAGGTGGCATCGTTCCTGATGACCGGCTGTTCCGTTTCGCCGGCCCTGCTCCCATGGCACCTCCACTACCAGGATCATTTCCTGCTCGCCGGTTCCGGCAACCGCCTGTTGCGGGAGTATACGGCATGGTGCAAGCAACACCCCGATGATCCGGCGGGATTCTACCTGCTTGGCCGGGTGATGGAAAACCACACCGACGCACGCAAGTTTTTCATCCATTCCGAAAAGGGGCAGGGGATGGGGGGACTCGGATACCACGCCGTTGCCAGCGATCTGGTTGCGCATGGGGAATATGGCCAGGCGTTGGCCTATGCCCAAAAAGCGGTTGCCGCCGACCCTGCAAACGACGATTTCCGCAACGTGTGCGAGCAGACCCTGATGGCGCTTCGCAACTACGATGTCCTGTTGCATTCCACCCCTGTGGATTCCTTCGAGGCGGCCAGCCTGCGCGTACTCAGCCTCACGTTGGCCGGATACCACCGCGAGGCCGAGGAATTCGCTATCGATTTCAGCAACCGCTCCCCGCAATGGCTGTCGGCACTCAACGCCGTTCGCTATTATGCCGTCGGCAACACCGATGCCTATCTCGGACTCATTGCCGAGGCCGGCGATCCGTCGGCACGGTTCCGGCAACTGATCCATGCCGGCCAAATCCCCGAGGCCGACATGGAATTGACGAAGGATGAAAACCATGCGTGGTGGGAGCACCTGGTCTTCTATTGCGCCGCGATGCAACAAAAACAGTTCGATCTCGCACAGCTCCATTATGAAAAGGCCGTCGATGAGGTGGGGGGCAACTCCTTGTCCGAGCGCAGGATGGCCGGTTTGCTCGCATCCGACACCCCGCCCGAGCTGGATCAAATTACGGGGTTGCACGTCGATGCATCCGAAAAAGCGCTCCTGTGCATGGCCTTGGGCCATCGTTTTCCCGGACAGGATGCCGACTTCAGGAAGCTTGCCCGGAAATACAATATCTTCCCGGTCTATCCGCAGTTGCTGGTTAGGCAATGGAGCCGGGAGGTCGTCCGCGATCCCGCCGGCTTGTCATCCCTGGAGGCCTTGTAG
- a CDS encoding Ig-like domain-containing protein — MNTHRSRLGLLNGILVLGLAASLQAKPEFWETVFLTAYPELHDTPVNLLSSVETSENALKPNHCGICHLDFRGGGQRNGFGSLFHEYVKKNDVDVAFTKAIYDPDNKGSTDPDSDGATSADELFDTTTYSNTPTLPGWSAGNINQSSQWNKNNEFPGFNAEVSAYLTPISGPVTDTDPPVITITSPNGGETATGNNSFPITWTATDASGIAGINLYISLDNGATYKPLALNLPDSSSFTWFVENRPSSDCRIMVEATDTLLNQTNKTSASTFTIVSPAGGLAPTTLRDFDQPGSQPLVDSGQVLGQPGSCAGCHGNYDEAHEPFFNWLGSMMAHASHDPIFQANMVIANQDAPDSGDLCLRCHNSRGWLDGRSVPTDGSQMTTLDDIGVACDLCHRMVDPLNHPGAPGIDTSILASLDAVPTSPGTGRYVIDPESNRRGPFDDTISPHQDLFSPFHRSSALCGTCHDVSNPAFQRDGTNPEYLPNDFDAAATNFSPEVLAPVERTYSEWLHSAYNTTNGVYAPQFAGFKADGMVASCQDCHMPDTLGHGANTNLYPVALRPDMPLHDMTGGSSWLLKVMPTVTNFPYAAGTPEATALTNGAERADYMLRKAARMSAEQVGDDLNVMVVNDTGHKLPTGYPEGRRMWINLRFYDAGTNLLAEHGGYDYGSGLLTNNTTVYEVHPGIGTNLAATLNSLNPGLNIEPGPSFHFVLNNQIFEDNRIPPRGFINSEFDTFGGAPVGHHYDDGQYWDNSLYPIPEGAVSAHARLYYQSTSKEFMEFLRDENTTDNTGTNVYNLWLANDKCPPVLMTEAFWPENFTIDSIGPVDGNNMGISFNSISGYTYWVEFTDSLASNTVWKPFASNSWFEVYGSPSIVTDDYSSATSGGAPTNGHRFYRIRR, encoded by the coding sequence ATGAATACACATCGTTCCAGACTGGGCTTATTAAACGGGATTCTTGTATTGGGACTGGCTGCGAGCCTTCAGGCCAAGCCGGAATTCTGGGAAACGGTTTTTCTTACCGCCTATCCCGAACTCCATGATACGCCGGTCAATCTGCTCAGTTCAGTTGAAACCAGCGAAAACGCCCTGAAGCCCAACCATTGCGGGATCTGCCACCTGGATTTCAGGGGCGGCGGTCAGCGCAACGGTTTCGGGTCGCTGTTCCACGAATATGTGAAGAAAAATGATGTTGATGTTGCCTTCACCAAAGCAATCTACGACCCCGACAACAAAGGCAGCACGGATCCCGACAGCGACGGCGCCACCAGTGCGGACGAACTCTTCGACACCACGACATATTCCAACACACCAACCCTCCCCGGTTGGTCGGCGGGCAACATCAACCAATCCTCACAATGGAACAAAAACAACGAATTTCCCGGTTTCAATGCCGAAGTGTCTGCATACCTGACACCGATAAGCGGCCCTGTAACCGACACCGACCCGCCCGTCATCACAATAACCTCGCCGAACGGCGGTGAAACCGCTACCGGCAACAACTCCTTCCCCATCACGTGGACGGCAACCGATGCGAGCGGCATCGCCGGCATCAACCTCTATATCTCGCTGGACAACGGTGCAACCTACAAACCCCTTGCCCTCAACCTGCCCGACTCGAGCAGCTTCACCTGGTTTGTTGAAAACCGTCCCTCCAGCGATTGCCGGATCATGGTCGAAGCCACCGACACCCTGCTGAACCAGACCAATAAAACCAGTGCATCCACCTTTACTATCGTTTCGCCGGCCGGAGGACTGGCCCCCACCACCCTGCGTGACTTTGACCAGCCCGGTTCACAACCCCTCGTTGATTCCGGTCAGGTGCTTGGCCAACCGGGTAGTTGCGCAGGCTGCCATGGCAATTACGATGAGGCGCACGAACCCTTCTTCAACTGGCTCGGCAGCATGATGGCGCACGCCTCGCACGATCCCATCTTCCAGGCCAACATGGTGATTGCCAACCAGGACGCCCCCGACTCGGGAGACCTCTGCCTGCGCTGCCATAATTCACGCGGCTGGCTAGACGGTCGCTCCGTTCCTACCGATGGGTCACAAATGACCACCCTCGACGACATCGGGGTGGCCTGCGACCTTTGCCACCGCATGGTTGACCCGCTCAACCACCCCGGTGCCCCGGGGATCGACACCAGCATCCTTGCTTCACTCGATGCGGTTCCCACCTCACCCGGAACAGGCCGATATGTCATCGACCCGGAATCCAACCGGCGCGGCCCGTTCGACGACACCATCAGCCCCCATCAGGATCTATTCTCACCTTTCCACCGCTCCTCCGCCCTTTGCGGCACCTGCCACGATGTCAGCAATCCGGCCTTCCAGCGCGACGGCACCAACCCTGAATATCTGCCGAATGATTTTGATGCAGCGGCAACCAACTTCTCGCCGGAAGTGCTGGCTCCGGTTGAGCGCACCTATAGCGAATGGCTGCACAGCGCATACAACACAACCAACGGCGTTTATGCCCCGCAGTTCGCGGGCTTCAAGGCCGACGGCATGGTTGCCAGTTGCCAGGACTGCCACATGCCCGACACGCTTGGCCATGGTGCCAACACCAACCTTTATCCCGTGGCTCTGCGCCCCGACATGCCGCTGCACGACATGACCGGCGGAAGCTCCTGGTTGCTCAAAGTGATGCCAACCGTGACCAACTTCCCCTATGCCGCCGGAACCCCCGAGGCAACGGCGCTCACGAACGGCGCCGAGCGCGCCGACTACATGCTGCGAAAAGCGGCCCGTATGTCTGCTGAACAGGTAGGCGACGACCTGAATGTAATGGTGGTGAACGATACCGGCCATAAGCTGCCCACCGGTTATCCCGAAGGCCGCCGTATGTGGATCAACCTACGCTTCTACGATGCCGGTACAAACCTCCTTGCCGAGCACGGCGGATACGACTATGGCAGCGGGTTGCTGACCAACAATACGACGGTGTACGAAGTCCATCCAGGCATTGGAACAAACCTGGCGGCCACACTGAACTCGCTCAACCCCGGCCTCAACATCGAACCGGGGCCGTCGTTCCACTTCGTACTGAACAACCAGATATTCGAAGACAACCGCATTCCTCCGCGCGGATTCATAAACAGTGAATTCGACACGTTCGGGGGAGCCCCGGTCGGACACCATTACGATGACGGACAGTATTGGGACAATAGCCTCTATCCTATCCCGGAGGGAGCGGTCAGCGCCCATGCCCGGCTCTACTACCAGAGCACCAGCAAAGAATTCATGGAATTCCTGCGTGATGAGAATACGACCGACAACACAGGCACCAATGTCTATAACCTCTGGCTTGCTAACGACAAATGTCCACCGGTGCTCATGACCGAAGCCTTCTGGCCGGAAAACTTCACGATCGATTCCATCGGCCCGGTTGACGGGAATAATATGGGAATCAGCTTCAACTCTATTTCAGGCTACACCTATTGGGTTGAATTCACAGATTCCCTTGCAAGCAACACAGTATGGAAGCCGTTTGCCAGCAACAGCTGGTTCGAGGTATACGGGAGTCCCAGCATCGTTACGGACGACTACTCATCCGCCACATCCGGTGGCGCTCCAACCAACGGGCACCGGTTCTACCGCATCCGGCGCTGA
- a CDS encoding multiheme c-type cytochrome, producing MRGRTVGSVIVATTAACLVQGWTPKPVEDDPLVRMPGTQPGQVVDLESDKQCLSCHGGSTYEMENWKGSLMAQASRDPIFWAGMTVAAQDAVWALGTPNAADICVRCHFPQGWLDGRSDPVNCTDMRGEDYDGVSCKICHYMYDPFYQATYDGTREGNDWVGYWDENGNLQGAVDDTRNADAEAASAITHFRGDAFFTNDAPKSASYTENGGGHMFIVTHTTGISDGKRASFSDAPAKHDWLYSRYHKSKYMCGTCHDISNPALANLDYIGTNASHGVILPSESQPAYSYAHVERTFSEFMLSDFGLQGGTDGTGPYHPSKFNTSHAENKIATCQDCHFRDIEGVSSAKQGKVRPGDSTAHPLSGVPEHRMIGGNLWVPYLLASIEPTSPNYSPANEALLKQGPAALTLDFSQGESLDPFLLLETIELSGQMLQDSISMDDANYSLDDGEFTMRLQNHTGHKLISGYPEGRRMFLNVKAYANDELIYEINPYDDAVGTLKGLDADYSPNSPALSDWEEYEDELVYEVHQASSVLTNEHTTFHMALATHRVKDNRILPRGFRIAEAADRLCEPVWHGHSDTNIHHEENFYTQAEYEGGFDEIEIELPKGTERIEAVLYYQTTSREFIEFLRNEINGAGTLPNVPGAGGDLPYLAQTDPWFSGLKAWGDTIWQLWDNNKHIQGAAPVMMTNTLVQLDVSDTDSDGIPAYWEIEHFGGATNALAGVDSDGDGVNNLGEYIALTDPHDDESVFTFTAEFEQTDSATEATAEFETHRSRDYALEETTNLTMSAAWTNVSGYHRGIDDEMELVNTNATETGTYRVRVKLP from the coding sequence ATGAGAGGACGTACCGTTGGTTCAGTGATCGTTGCAACAACCGCAGCCTGCCTTGTCCAGGGCTGGACACCCAAACCGGTCGAGGATGATCCCCTCGTTCGCATGCCCGGCACCCAGCCGGGACAGGTCGTCGATCTCGAATCCGACAAGCAGTGCCTGAGTTGCCACGGTGGCAGCACCTATGAAATGGAAAACTGGAAAGGCTCGCTGATGGCGCAGGCCAGCCGCGACCCAATTTTCTGGGCGGGAATGACCGTTGCGGCGCAGGATGCCGTCTGGGCACTCGGAACGCCGAACGCCGCCGATATCTGCGTCCGCTGCCACTTCCCGCAAGGGTGGCTGGACGGACGCTCGGATCCCGTAAACTGCACCGATATGCGCGGCGAAGATTACGACGGCGTCAGCTGCAAGATTTGCCATTACATGTATGACCCCTTCTACCAGGCCACCTACGACGGCACGCGCGAGGGCAACGACTGGGTTGGATATTGGGACGAGAACGGCAACCTCCAGGGCGCGGTCGACGACACCCGCAACGCCGACGCCGAGGCCGCTTCGGCCATCACCCATTTCCGAGGGGACGCCTTCTTCACCAACGACGCCCCGAAGAGCGCAAGCTATACAGAAAACGGCGGGGGCCACATGTTCATCGTTACCCACACGACGGGCATCAGCGACGGGAAACGCGCCTCGTTCTCGGATGCCCCCGCCAAGCACGACTGGCTCTACAGCCGCTACCACAAAAGCAAATACATGTGCGGCACATGCCACGATATTTCCAACCCCGCCCTGGCCAACTTGGACTACATTGGCACCAACGCCAGCCACGGTGTCATCCTTCCCTCGGAATCGCAACCGGCCTACAGCTATGCCCACGTGGAACGAACCTTTTCCGAATTCATGCTTTCCGACTTTGGACTTCAGGGCGGCACCGACGGCACCGGCCCCTACCATCCCAGCAAGTTCAACACCTCGCATGCGGAGAACAAAATTGCCACCTGCCAGGATTGCCACTTCCGCGACATCGAAGGCGTAAGCTCGGCCAAGCAAGGCAAGGTTCGTCCAGGCGATTCGACGGCGCACCCGCTCAGCGGCGTGCCCGAGCACCGCATGATCGGCGGCAACCTCTGGGTGCCCTACCTACTCGCCAGCATTGAGCCCACCTCGCCCAACTACAGCCCGGCCAACGAGGCGCTGCTGAAGCAGGGCCCCGCCGCCCTGACCCTGGACTTTTCCCAAGGCGAATCGCTGGATCCGTTCCTTCTGCTTGAAACGATCGAACTGTCCGGCCAGATGCTGCAGGACTCCATTTCCATGGACGACGCGAACTACAGCCTCGACGACGGCGAATTCACGATGCGTCTGCAGAACCACACGGGCCATAAGCTGATTTCCGGCTATCCGGAAGGACGACGCATGTTCCTGAACGTCAAGGCCTACGCCAACGACGAGTTGATCTATGAAATCAATCCCTACGACGATGCCGTGGGCACGCTCAAGGGACTCGATGCGGACTATTCCCCCAACAGCCCGGCTCTAAGCGACTGGGAGGAATACGAGGACGAGCTCGTCTACGAGGTGCATCAGGCCAGCTCAGTCCTAACCAACGAGCACACCACCTTCCACATGGCGCTGGCCACCCACCGCGTAAAGGACAACCGCATCCTGCCGCGCGGCTTCCGCATTGCCGAAGCCGCCGACCGGCTTTGCGAACCGGTCTGGCACGGCCACTCCGACACCAACATCCACCATGAAGAAAACTTCTACACCCAGGCTGAATACGAAGGCGGCTTCGATGAAATCGAAATCGAACTGCCCAAAGGCACCGAACGCATCGAGGCCGTACTCTACTACCAGACCACCAGCCGCGAGTTCATTGAATTCCTGCGCAACGAAATCAACGGCGCCGGCACGCTCCCCAACGTCCCCGGCGCGGGGGGCGACCTGCCCTACCTTGCCCAGACCGACCCTTGGTTTTCCGGCCTCAAGGCCTGGGGCGACACCATCTGGCAACTCTGGGACAACAATAAGCACATCCAGGGCGCCGCTCCGGTGATGATGACCAACACCCTCGTGCAGCTCGATGTTTCCGACACCGACTCCGACGGCATCCCCGCCTACTGGGAAATCGAGCACTTCGGCGGCGCCACCAACGCCCTTGCCGGTGTCGACTCCGACGGTGATGGCGTGAACAACCTAGGCGAATACATTGCCCTCACCGATCCCCACGACGACGAATCGGTCTTCACGTTCACCGCCGAATTCGAGCAAACCGACAGCGCAACGGAAGCGACCGCGGAATTCGAAACCCACCGCTCGCGCGACTATGCCCTGGAGGAAACCACCAACCTGACCATGTCAGCGGCGTGGACGAACGTCAGCGGCTACCACCGAGGCATCGACGACGAAATGGAACTGGTCAACACCAACGCAACCGAAACCGGGACGTACCGCGTCAGAGTAAAACTACCTTAA
- a CDS encoding electron transfer flavoprotein subunit beta/FixA family protein, with the protein MNIVVCIKQVPDSDKVTIDRETNRLNRAGVPSIINPFDENALEMALQLKDLHGGKVIVISMGPPQAEEALRTALSHGADEAILVSDRKFGGADTWATSYTISLAIKKLEDIDLILFGKQAIDGDTAQVGPGVAHFLDIPMLTYAKGIEVTGDTFKVNKVTEDGYEIWDVDKPAALTVVKEANELRMPSLKKKMAAKKAEIPCWGFDELQPDEGNIGLAGSPTKVAKVFAPPVKLNKEILSGEPADMITELIGKLKGQHIL; encoded by the coding sequence ATGAACATCGTAGTATGCATTAAGCAGGTGCCCGATTCAGACAAGGTCACGATTGACCGCGAGACCAATCGCCTGAATCGCGCAGGGGTTCCATCCATCATTAATCCGTTCGACGAAAACGCGCTCGAAATGGCACTGCAGCTCAAGGATCTGCACGGTGGAAAGGTGATCGTGATTTCCATGGGGCCGCCGCAGGCCGAGGAAGCACTCCGTACGGCGCTCTCGCACGGCGCCGACGAAGCCATCCTGGTTTCGGACCGCAAGTTTGGCGGCGCCGATACGTGGGCCACGTCCTACACCATCAGCTTGGCCATCAAGAAACTCGAAGACATCGACCTGATCCTCTTCGGAAAACAGGCCATCGACGGAGACACCGCGCAGGTCGGCCCCGGCGTGGCGCACTTCCTCGACATCCCGATGCTCACCTACGCCAAGGGCATCGAAGTTACCGGCGACACCTTCAAGGTCAACAAAGTGACCGAAGACGGCTACGAAATCTGGGATGTCGACAAACCCGCCGCCCTCACCGTCGTGAAGGAAGCCAACGAGCTGCGCATGCCGTCGCTCAAGAAAAAAATGGCCGCCAAGAAGGCCGAGATCCCCTGCTGGGGCTTCGACGAGCTTCAGCCCGACGAAGGCAACATCGGTCTCGCCGGCTCCCCGACCAAGGTGGCCAAGGTCTTCGCGCCGCCGGTCAAGCTGAATAAGGAAATCCTCTCCGGCGAACCCGCCGACATGATCACCGAACTCATCGGAAAACTGAAAGGGCAGCACATACTATGA